One genomic region from Halococcus qingdaonensis encodes:
- a CDS encoding heavy metal translocating P-type ATPase translates to MSNRTARLDVRGMSCATCAQSITEAVEGLAGVSEATVNYATDEGTVEYDPDAVSLSEIYDAVDDAGYEAVSSSTSIAITDMSCANCAETNQEALEAVPGVLSAEVNYATDEATVEYNPADTDREDLYAAIEDAGYSPVRDDGSGESERDQRDAAREGEIRRQFRLTLFGAALSLPLIAFMVEKLLLGGGALPETIFGVDFGWIEFLLATPVQLVLGRPFYENAYNALVKNRTANMDVLIALGSSTAYVYSVVVLLGLLAGSLYFDTAALILVFITFGNYLEARSKGQAGAALQQLLEMEADTATIVDEDGNEEEIPLDEVDVGDRMKVRPGEKIPTDGTVVSGQSAVDESMVTGESVPVEKGEGDEVVGSTINENGLLIVEATKVGADTALQQIVQTVKEAQSRQPDIQNLADRISSYFVPIVIANALLWGVVWYLFPEAFAGFVDWLPLWGLVAGGPAIAGGTVSVFEFAVVVFASAVLIACPCALGLATPAATMVGTSIGAKNGVLFKGGDVLERAKDVDTVVFDKTGTLTEGEMELTDVVPLDDRSATDGGTETAADGGTQAIGGDAEPATETIDEETVLRAAASAESGSEHPLARAIVDGAEERGIDLADSEGFENVPGQGVRAMVDGEKVLVGNRTLLREAGIDPEPAVEELERLEGEGKTAMLVARVPADTSDGRLLGVVADADTVKESAKEAVAALQERDVTVRMITGDNERTAEAVAEAVGISPENVRSEVLPEDKSDALDDIQSDGKKAMMVGDGVNDAPALATAYVGTAIGSGTDVAIEAADVTLMRDDPLDVVKAIRISDGTLQKIKQNLFWALGYNTAMIPLASLGLLQPALAAAAMAFSSVSVLSNSLLFRRYSPDHDYELLGFLR, encoded by the coding sequence ATGAGTAACCGAACCGCTCGACTCGACGTTCGGGGCATGAGCTGTGCGACGTGCGCCCAGTCGATAACGGAAGCAGTGGAGGGGCTTGCGGGGGTGAGCGAGGCGACCGTCAACTACGCGACCGACGAGGGAACCGTCGAGTACGATCCCGACGCCGTGTCGCTTTCCGAGATCTACGATGCGGTCGACGACGCCGGCTACGAGGCGGTGAGCAGCTCGACGTCGATCGCCATCACGGACATGTCGTGTGCGAACTGCGCCGAGACCAACCAGGAGGCGCTCGAAGCCGTTCCGGGTGTTCTCTCTGCGGAGGTCAACTACGCGACCGACGAGGCGACCGTCGAATACAACCCCGCGGACACCGACCGCGAGGATCTCTACGCGGCGATCGAGGACGCCGGCTACTCGCCCGTGCGCGACGACGGCAGCGGCGAGTCGGAACGGGATCAGCGCGACGCCGCCCGCGAGGGTGAGATCCGCCGCCAGTTCCGACTCACCCTGTTCGGCGCGGCGCTGTCGCTCCCGCTGATCGCGTTCATGGTCGAGAAGCTGCTTCTGGGTGGTGGCGCGCTCCCCGAGACGATCTTCGGCGTCGACTTCGGCTGGATCGAGTTCCTGCTCGCGACGCCCGTCCAGCTCGTGCTCGGGCGGCCGTTCTACGAGAACGCGTACAACGCGCTCGTCAAGAATCGGACGGCGAACATGGACGTGCTGATCGCGCTCGGTTCGTCGACGGCCTACGTCTACTCGGTCGTCGTCCTGCTGGGGCTGCTCGCGGGGAGTCTCTACTTCGACACCGCCGCGCTGATCCTCGTGTTCATCACGTTCGGCAACTATCTCGAAGCGCGCTCGAAGGGCCAGGCCGGCGCGGCGCTCCAGCAGCTCCTGGAGATGGAGGCCGATACGGCGACTATCGTCGACGAGGACGGTAACGAGGAGGAGATCCCCCTCGACGAGGTCGATGTCGGCGACCGGATGAAGGTCCGACCCGGCGAGAAGATCCCCACGGATGGGACCGTCGTCTCGGGCCAGTCGGCGGTCGACGAGTCGATGGTCACCGGCGAGTCGGTGCCCGTCGAGAAGGGCGAGGGCGACGAGGTAGTCGGCTCGACGATCAACGAGAACGGCCTGCTGATCGTCGAGGCGACGAAGGTCGGTGCGGACACGGCGCTCCAGCAGATCGTCCAGACCGTGAAGGAAGCCCAGTCGCGCCAGCCCGACATCCAGAACCTCGCCGACCGCATTTCGTCGTACTTCGTCCCGATCGTGATCGCGAACGCGCTGCTGTGGGGCGTCGTCTGGTATCTGTTCCCCGAAGCGTTCGCCGGGTTCGTCGACTGGCTCCCGCTGTGGGGACTGGTCGCCGGCGGACCAGCGATCGCCGGCGGCACGGTCTCGGTCTTCGAGTTCGCGGTGGTCGTGTTCGCCTCCGCCGTGTTGATCGCCTGTCCTTGCGCACTCGGATTGGCGACCCCAGCGGCGACGATGGTCGGCACCTCGATCGGCGCGAAAAACGGCGTGCTGTTCAAGGGTGGCGACGTCCTGGAACGCGCCAAAGACGTCGACACCGTGGTGTTCGACAAGACCGGAACGCTCACCGAGGGCGAGATGGAACTGACCGACGTCGTCCCGCTCGACGACCGCTCCGCCACCGACGGCGGCACCGAGACGGCGGCCGACGGTGGTACGCAAGCGATCGGCGGCGACGCGGAACCCGCCACCGAAACGATCGACGAGGAGACCGTGCTCCGGGCCGCCGCGAGCGCCGAATCCGGCAGCGAGCATCCGCTCGCGCGGGCGATCGTCGACGGGGCCGAGGAGCGCGGCATCGATCTCGCCGACTCCGAGGGGTTCGAGAACGTACCCGGACAGGGCGTGCGTGCAATGGTCGACGGCGAGAAGGTGCTCGTCGGCAATCGGACGTTACTGCGCGAGGCCGGCATCGATCCCGAACCCGCCGTCGAGGAACTCGAACGGCTCGAAGGCGAGGGGAAGACCGCGATGCTGGTCGCACGCGTGCCCGCCGACACGAGCGACGGCCGTCTCCTGGGTGTCGTGGCCGATGCCGACACGGTCAAAGAGAGCGCGAAAGAGGCGGTGGCGGCGCTGCAGGAGCGCGACGTGACGGTCCGGATGATCACCGGCGACAACGAGCGGACGGCCGAAGCGGTCGCCGAGGCGGTCGGCATCAGTCCGGAAAACGTCCGTTCGGAGGTCCTGCCCGAGGACAAGTCCGACGCGCTCGACGACATCCAGTCCGACGGGAAGAAGGCGATGATGGTCGGCGACGGCGTCAACGACGCGCCGGCGCTCGCGACCGCCTACGTCGGCACGGCGATCGGTTCGGGGACTGACGTCGCGATCGAGGCCGCCGACGTCACGCTGATGCGCGACGACCCGCTCGACGTCGTGAAAGCTATTCGCATCTCCGACGGCACGCTCCAGAAGATCAAGCAGAACCTCTTCTGGGCGCTCGGCTACAACACGGCGATGATCCCGCTGGCCTCGCTGGGGCTGCTCCAACCGGCACTCGCCGCCGCGGCGATGGCGTTCTCGTCGGTGTCGGTGCTGTCGAACAGCCTGCTGTTCCGGCGGTACTCCCCCGATCACGACTACGAACTGCTCGGATTCCTCCGCTGA
- a CDS encoding FAD-binding protein produces MHEHDVIVVGAGGAGLRAAVAANEEGADVALVSKLHPVRSHTGAAEGGINAVLRDGDSFESHAEDTMKGSDYLGDAPAIETLCHQSPKETVQLEHWGMAFSRDDDGRMSQRPFGGLSFPRTTYAGAETGHHLLHTMYEQVVKRGITVYDEWYVSRLAVTDHAEPEDRECHGVVAYDVQTGEVDAFKARNGVILATGGPGQVYDHTTNAVANTGDGPAMAYRAGVPLEDMEFIQFHPTTLPSTGVLITEGVRGEGGILYNAEGERFMFEGGYAKNVGELASRDVVARAELTEINAGRGFEDDYVHLDMRHLGEERITDRLENIIHLSEDFEGVNPLEDPMRVKPGQHYAMGGIEVSENGETCINGLYAAGECACVSVHGSNRLGGNALPELIVFGARAGRHAAGKEMETAEIETGPSASIGSGDVDTPVSPGAIDTSEDGVAADGGRAGDDPATDGGAVVGMDETVERALDEEQARIEHLLEKDDGVQHADIRSKLQESMTENVNVFRNEEGLKQALRDIREAREAYQDVYVNDPSRTFNTDLQHTIETRNLIDLAEAITLSALARTEFRGAHWREEHQDRDDENWIKHTMLAWNEGSPDLYYAPVILDGEDKSYEPKERHY; encoded by the coding sequence ATGCACGAACACGACGTCATCGTGGTCGGCGCGGGCGGGGCCGGCCTTCGGGCGGCGGTCGCGGCGAACGAGGAGGGCGCGGACGTCGCCCTCGTCTCGAAACTCCATCCCGTGCGAAGCCACACGGGGGCCGCCGAGGGCGGGATCAACGCCGTGCTCCGGGACGGCGACTCCTTCGAGAGCCACGCCGAGGACACGATGAAGGGCTCGGACTATCTGGGCGATGCACCCGCCATCGAGACGCTCTGCCATCAGAGCCCCAAAGAGACCGTCCAGCTCGAACACTGGGGGATGGCCTTCTCCCGGGACGACGATGGCCGGATGAGCCAGCGACCCTTCGGCGGGCTCTCCTTCCCCCGGACGACCTACGCCGGCGCGGAGACCGGCCATCATCTACTCCATACGATGTACGAGCAGGTCGTCAAACGAGGAATTACCGTGTACGACGAGTGGTACGTCTCCCGCCTCGCCGTCACGGACCACGCGGAGCCCGAGGACCGCGAGTGCCACGGCGTCGTCGCCTACGACGTCCAGACCGGGGAGGTCGACGCGTTCAAAGCCCGCAACGGCGTGATCCTCGCGACGGGTGGGCCGGGCCAGGTCTACGATCACACCACGAACGCCGTCGCCAACACCGGTGACGGTCCCGCGATGGCCTACCGGGCGGGCGTTCCCCTGGAGGACATGGAGTTCATCCAGTTCCACCCGACGACGCTGCCCTCCACGGGAGTGCTCATCACCGAGGGCGTCCGTGGCGAGGGTGGCATCCTCTACAACGCCGAGGGCGAGCGCTTCATGTTCGAGGGTGGCTACGCCAAAAACGTCGGCGAGCTCGCCTCTCGCGACGTCGTGGCGCGAGCGGAACTCACCGAGATCAACGCGGGCCGGGGCTTCGAGGACGACTACGTCCACCTCGACATGCGCCACCTCGGCGAGGAGCGCATCACCGATCGGCTCGAGAACATCATCCACCTCTCCGAGGATTTCGAGGGCGTCAACCCCCTGGAGGACCCGATGCGCGTCAAGCCCGGCCAGCACTACGCGATGGGCGGCATCGAGGTCTCGGAGAACGGCGAGACCTGTATCAACGGACTGTACGCCGCCGGCGAGTGTGCCTGCGTCTCGGTCCACGGCTCGAATCGGCTGGGCGGGAACGCACTGCCCGAACTCATCGTCTTCGGCGCACGCGCAGGTCGTCACGCCGCCGGCAAGGAGATGGAGACCGCCGAGATCGAGACGGGCCCCTCCGCGAGCATCGGTTCCGGCGACGTCGACACTCCCGTCTCGCCGGGCGCGATCGACACCTCCGAGGACGGTGTGGCCGCCGACGGCGGGCGGGCCGGCGACGACCCTGCAACCGATGGTGGCGCAGTGGTCGGCATGGACGAAACCGTCGAGCGCGCGCTCGACGAGGAACAGGCGCGCATCGAGCATCTCTTGGAGAAAGACGACGGCGTCCAACACGCCGACATCCGTTCGAAGCTCCAGGAGTCGATGACCGAGAACGTGAACGTCTTCCGCAACGAGGAGGGGCTGAAGCAGGCGCTACGCGACATCCGTGAGGCCCGCGAGGCCTATCAGGATGTCTACGTCAACGACCCTTCGCGCACGTTCAACACCGATCTCCAGCACACGATCGAAACCAGGAATCTCATCGATCTCGCCGAGGCGATCACGCTCTCGGCGCTCGCCCGCACCGAGTTCCGAGGTGCACACTGGCGCGAGGAGCATCAGGACCGCGACGACGAGAACTGGATCAAACACACGATGCTCGCGTGGAACGAGGGCTCGCCCGATCTCTACTACGCGCCGGTCATCCTCGACGGTGAGGACAAGAGCTACGAGCCGAAGGAACGACACTACTAA
- the phoU gene encoding phosphate signaling complex protein PhoU, translating into MPRESYQEQLDSLREDVLYMSEIVLERLRMGLEALSTKDERLAHEIIEGDDEINRMYLDLERSCIDLFALQQPVAGDLRFIASSFKIITDLERVADLATNLGEYTLQAERDVFPEVDIQGIGGITQEMIEAAMTAYDENDIDACYAIDERDNELDDLCERASEIVVRDLIESELDPADTDQLMADVSRLLLTIRDLERVGDHAVNISARTLYMVDNDDELIY; encoded by the coding sequence ATGCCCCGCGAAAGCTATCAGGAGCAGCTCGACAGTCTCCGCGAGGACGTCCTCTACATGAGCGAGATCGTGCTCGAACGCCTCCGAATGGGGCTCGAAGCGCTCTCGACGAAGGACGAGCGCCTCGCACACGAAATCATCGAAGGTGACGACGAGATCAATCGGATGTATCTCGATCTCGAACGGAGTTGCATCGATCTCTTCGCCCTCCAGCAGCCCGTCGCCGGCGATCTCCGCTTCATCGCCTCCTCGTTCAAGATCATCACCGATCTCGAACGGGTCGCCGATCTCGCCACCAATCTCGGCGAGTACACCCTCCAGGCCGAACGCGACGTCTTCCCCGAGGTCGATATCCAGGGTATCGGGGGCATCACCCAGGAGATGATCGAAGCGGCGATGACGGCCTACGACGAGAACGACATCGACGCCTGCTACGCCATCGACGAGCGCGACAACGAGCTCGACGATCTCTGTGAACGCGCCTCGGAGATCGTCGTCCGCGATCTCATCGAATCGGAGCTCGATCCGGCCGACACCGACCAGCTCATGGCCGACGTCTCCCGCCTGCTGCTCACGATCCGCGACCTCGAACGCGTCGGCGACCACGCCGTCAACATCTCCGCACGCACCCTCTACATGGTCGACAACGACGACGAACTCATCTACTAG
- a CDS encoding cation diffusion facilitator family transporter: MSDTPVHTGEQEGGGVGSHGDETGHDHDHATGHDRVDGHSHTGSHGDTSTRNLALVAVINLLGFLAELAGGLLFGSVALLSDAIHMLFDALAYVMAFAASYVAARYGTDDRYSFGLHRLEPLSAFVNGALLLPMVGFILYEAYQRFVDPVAIATGPTLAIAVGGLVINLLSVYVIEGGEMSLNERGAFYHLLGDAGGSIAVIVSVLAVEYTGVRIVDPITAGLIALVIVWSAGKLLRGSGRIFLHRTPFDVAAVRATIEETDGVERVADLHAWQICSEIIIATAHVEADTAADDNALTRRVHDVLATNDVDHATVELCPSSEDDHAHLTAHDHR, encoded by the coding sequence ATGAGCGATACGCCAGTGCACACTGGTGAGCAAGAGGGTGGTGGAGTCGGCAGCCACGGAGACGAGACGGGCCACGACCACGATCACGCGACCGGTCACGATCGTGTGGACGGTCACAGCCACACAGGCAGCCACGGCGACACGAGCACCCGCAACCTCGCGCTCGTCGCGGTGATCAACCTGCTCGGCTTCCTCGCCGAGCTCGCCGGTGGCCTGCTGTTCGGCTCGGTCGCCCTGTTGAGCGACGCGATCCACATGCTGTTCGACGCGCTCGCGTACGTGATGGCGTTCGCTGCCTCCTACGTCGCCGCTCGCTACGGCACCGACGATCGCTACTCGTTCGGCCTCCACCGGCTCGAACCGCTCTCGGCGTTCGTCAACGGCGCACTCCTGCTCCCGATGGTCGGCTTCATCCTCTACGAGGCGTACCAGCGCTTCGTCGACCCCGTCGCCATCGCCACCGGGCCGACGCTCGCCATCGCCGTCGGCGGTCTCGTGATAAATCTGCTGTCGGTCTACGTCATCGAGGGCGGCGAGATGAGCCTCAACGAGCGCGGCGCGTTCTACCATCTCCTCGGCGATGCCGGCGGGTCGATCGCGGTCATCGTCTCCGTGCTCGCGGTCGAATACACGGGAGTCCGGATCGTCGACCCGATCACGGCGGGGCTCATCGCGCTCGTGATCGTCTGGAGCGCGGGCAAGCTCCTGCGCGGGAGCGGCCGGATCTTCCTCCACCGCACGCCGTTCGACGTCGCGGCAGTGCGCGCGACGATCGAGGAGACCGACGGTGTCGAGCGGGTCGCCGACCTCCACGCGTGGCAGATCTGCAGCGAGATCATCATCGCCACCGCACACGTCGAAGCCGACACCGCCGCCGACGACAACGCGCTCACCCGACGCGTACACGACGTGCTCGCCACGAACGACGTCGATCACGCGACCGTCGAACTCTGTCCATCCAGCGAGGACGATCACGCTCACCTCACTGCCCACGATCACCGCTGA
- the sdhC gene encoding succinate dehydrogenase, cytochrome b556 subunit, giving the protein MSQSHNRGLIEDFGRWREFAPGMWAWIFHKFTGWVLIGYLFTHVAVLSTAISGPQLYTTTLRSLESLLLVRVLEVGLLAVATFHIMNGIRLLFIDLGVGLESQDKSFYASLVLTGAIAVASVPTFLSGAF; this is encoded by the coding sequence ATGAGTCAGTCGCATAATCGGGGTCTCATCGAGGACTTCGGGCGGTGGCGGGAGTTCGCGCCCGGCATGTGGGCGTGGATATTTCACAAGTTCACCGGCTGGGTGCTCATCGGCTACCTGTTCACCCACGTCGCCGTGCTGAGCACCGCGATCTCCGGCCCGCAGTTGTACACGACGACGCTGCGCTCGCTCGAAAGTCTGCTGTTGGTTCGCGTTCTCGAAGTGGGGCTGCTCGCCGTGGCGACCTTCCACATCATGAACGGGATCCGGCTGCTGTTCATCGATCTCGGCGTGGGTCTCGAATCGCAGGACAAGAGCTTCTACGCATCGCTCGTGCTGACGGGTGCGATCGCCGTCGCGAGCGTGCCGACCTTCCTCTCGGGGGCCTTCTGA
- a CDS encoding phosphate uptake regulator PhoU has translation METRKVQVTGGSTYTVSLPKGWATAHGVEAGGEIEFYPEEGSLLLAPRTETENAEGTLDVTGLNDGELTRAVVTMYVSGFDVITLETASVDAAQRRTIRETAQGLVGLEIIEETAEHVCLQDLLDSAELSIHNAVTRMRLVALTMLDDAVTALRTGDEDLAADVIERDDDVDRLWYMTSRVFRGALRHPSAASDIGLPRETCFDYHTSARQLERVADHATKIADLAGALDGVPDDAGEALGTLHSDAAAVVETAMDALLSEDSDEAVELANEAMAGIETVDERAREVDDLLRTLDPQRVKRLGLVADSLSRSADYGGNIAETALQKAAPRP, from the coding sequence ATGGAGACGCGCAAGGTGCAGGTCACCGGGGGCTCGACGTACACCGTCTCGTTGCCGAAGGGGTGGGCGACCGCCCACGGCGTCGAGGCCGGCGGCGAGATCGAGTTCTACCCCGAGGAGGGATCGCTGTTGCTCGCCCCACGCACCGAGACCGAGAACGCCGAGGGGACGCTCGACGTGACGGGATTGAACGACGGCGAACTCACCCGTGCGGTCGTGACGATGTACGTCAGCGGGTTCGACGTTATCACGCTCGAAACGGCGAGCGTCGACGCCGCTCAGCGCCGGACCATCCGGGAGACCGCCCAGGGGCTGGTAGGGCTCGAAATCATCGAGGAGACGGCCGAGCACGTGTGTTTGCAGGATCTTCTCGACTCAGCCGAACTGTCGATCCACAACGCCGTCACACGGATGCGACTGGTCGCGCTCACCATGCTCGACGACGCCGTGACGGCGCTGCGGACCGGTGACGAGGACCTGGCGGCCGACGTCATCGAGCGCGACGACGACGTCGATCGGCTCTGGTATATGACCTCGCGCGTCTTCCGGGGTGCGCTCCGTCATCCGAGCGCGGCGTCCGACATCGGCCTGCCGCGCGAGACGTGTTTCGACTACCATACGAGTGCGCGCCAGCTCGAACGCGTCGCCGATCACGCGACCAAGATCGCCGATCTCGCGGGTGCGCTCGACGGCGTCCCCGACGACGCGGGCGAAGCGCTCGGGACGCTCCACAGCGACGCCGCAGCGGTCGTCGAGACGGCGATGGACGCGCTGCTCTCGGAGGATTCCGACGAGGCCGTCGAACTGGCCAACGAGGCGATGGCGGGCATCGAGACGGTCGACGAACGTGCCCGCGAAGTGGACGACCTGCTCCGAACGCTCGATCCCCAGCGCGTCAAACGGCTCGGTCTCGTCGCGGACTCGCTGTCGCGCAGTGCCGACTACGGCGGCAACATCGCCGAAACGGCGCTCCAGAAGGCCGCGCCGCGACCGTAG
- a CDS encoding AsnC family transcriptional regulator, with product MRDLDETDLELLELLLSDARRPWSELAEVVGLSAPAVADRVERLQERGVLRRFTVDIDRSQLGGGVPVLLTLSVPPERFEDVRETLLNAEAVEYVFTTAEGDLLCYARIADGDVPFWLSRTIETDHVADYEVELLTDAEWRPSTGGTEFALTCAECGNTVTSEGVATRIDGDLYQFCCPSCEARFEEQYERFEEGAA from the coding sequence ATGCGCGATCTCGACGAAACCGATCTCGAACTGCTCGAACTGTTGCTGAGCGACGCGCGCCGACCCTGGAGCGAGCTCGCCGAGGTCGTCGGCCTCTCGGCACCGGCGGTCGCCGACCGCGTCGAACGGCTCCAGGAACGTGGCGTTCTCCGTCGATTCACGGTCGACATCGACCGCTCGCAGCTCGGCGGTGGCGTTCCGGTGTTGCTCACGCTGTCGGTGCCCCCGGAGAGATTCGAAGATGTTCGCGAGACGCTGCTCAACGCCGAAGCCGTCGAATACGTGTTCACGACCGCCGAGGGCGACCTCCTCTGTTATGCACGTATCGCGGACGGCGACGTTCCGTTCTGGCTTTCGCGGACGATCGAGACCGATCACGTTGCCGACTACGAGGTCGAACTGCTCACGGACGCCGAGTGGCGACCCTCGACCGGCGGCACGGAGTTCGCGCTCACGTGTGCGGAGTGTGGCAATACGGTGACGAGCGAGGGTGTCGCGACCCGGATCGACGGCGATCTCTATCAGTTCTGCTGTCCCTCCTGCGAGGCGCGCTTCGAGGAGCAGTACGAGCGATTCGAGGAAGGCGCTGCGTGA
- a CDS encoding succinate dehydrogenase/fumarate reductase iron-sulfur subunit: protein MSTQLQRSEQETDESPQEQRLERKSLTEGEREAQRTEEESTGDETPRAHLKVFRYDPEVEAKREPRFDDFHVPAPQGTTVLDALMYARDEFDSTLTFRHSCRQAVCGSDALFINGSQRLGCQTQIQDLDQRPVRVEPLPHQEVEKDLVVDMEHFYDQMEAVEPYFQGETPDEEEQLQSRENREKVKMSTRCIWCGACQSSCNIAAGDNEYLGPAAINKAYRFAMDEREDDDIKQHRMNILEQEHGVWRCQTQFSCTEVCPKDIPLTEHIQEMKREAVKDNLKFW, encoded by the coding sequence ATGAGTACACAGCTACAACGAAGCGAACAGGAAACGGACGAATCGCCACAAGAGCAGCGCCTCGAACGCAAGAGCCTCACCGAGGGCGAACGCGAAGCCCAGCGCACCGAAGAGGAATCGACCGGCGACGAGACGCCGCGCGCACACCTCAAGGTGTTCCGCTACGATCCGGAGGTCGAAGCCAAACGCGAGCCGCGCTTCGACGACTTTCACGTGCCCGCACCGCAGGGGACGACCGTGCTCGATGCACTGATGTACGCCCGCGACGAGTTCGACTCGACGCTCACCTTCCGGCACTCCTGCCGGCAGGCGGTCTGTGGCTCGGACGCGCTGTTCATCAACGGTTCACAACGGCTGGGCTGCCAGACGCAGATCCAGGATCTGGACCAGCGGCCCGTGCGCGTCGAACCGCTCCCCCACCAGGAGGTCGAGAAGGACCTCGTGGTCGACATGGAGCATTTCTACGACCAGATGGAGGCCGTCGAGCCGTACTTCCAGGGCGAGACGCCCGACGAGGAGGAGCAGCTCCAGAGCCGCGAGAACCGCGAGAAAGTGAAGATGAGCACGCGCTGTATCTGGTGTGGAGCCTGCCAGTCCTCGTGTAACATCGCCGCCGGCGACAACGAGTATCTCGGCCCCGCCGCGATCAACAAGGCCTACCGGTTCGCGATGGACGAGCGCGAGGACGACGACATCAAGCAACACCGGATGAACATCCTCGAACAGGAACACGGCGTCTGGCGCTGTCAGACCCAGTTCTCCTGTACCGAGGTCTGCCCGAAGGACATCCCGCTCACCGAGCACATTCAGGAGATGAAGCGCGAGGCAGTGAAGGACAATCTGAAGTTCTGGTAA
- a CDS encoding DNA-3-methyladenine glycosylase family protein: MSDAHETLREDPVLRALVEEFGELEIDTAEDPFERLVVSIINQSVSTASANAVRERVFERFNEITPAAVLAADADELSDAGLGETKTEYVRNAARAFRERDLGREGLADASDEEVIDELGEIHGVGEWTARMYLIFALGREDVLPLGDLAVRRGIESLYGDGEELTRAEMREIAERWRPYRSLATLYIWHHYES; the protein is encoded by the coding sequence GTGTCCGACGCCCACGAGACGCTCCGCGAGGATCCCGTACTGCGCGCGCTCGTCGAGGAGTTCGGTGAACTCGAGATCGACACCGCTGAAGACCCCTTCGAGCGACTGGTCGTCTCGATCATCAACCAGTCGGTCTCGACGGCCTCGGCGAACGCCGTCCGCGAACGTGTCTTCGAGCGCTTCAACGAGATCACGCCAGCGGCAGTGCTCGCGGCCGACGCCGACGAACTCAGCGATGCGGGTCTCGGGGAGACGAAAACCGAGTACGTCAGAAACGCCGCCCGCGCGTTCCGCGAGCGCGATCTCGGTCGCGAGGGGCTCGCCGACGCGTCCGACGAGGAAGTCATCGACGAGCTCGGCGAGATCCATGGCGTCGGCGAGTGGACCGCGCGGATGTATCTCATCTTCGCGCTCGGTCGTGAGGACGTCCTCCCGCTGGGTGATCTCGCGGTGCGCCGCGGCATCGAATCGCTGTACGGTGATGGCGAGGAGTTGACGCGTGCGGAGATGCGTGAGATCGCCGAACGCTGGCGACCCTACCGCAGCCTCGCCACGCTCTACATCTGGCACCACTACGAGTCGTAG
- a CDS encoding succinate dehydrogenase hydrophobic membrane anchor subunit — protein MAERYSSFDRRGWAWFLQRLTAAFLVIVLAFHFMLLHFVNHAYEITFLGSQARMSQVGYFVTMVLFLVTATFHGVNGVFNALVNQGLKGTQKKVVLGVLAIAGVGLVVQGIRLALAMTGLV, from the coding sequence ATGGCCGAACGCTACTCCTCGTTCGATCGGCGCGGCTGGGCGTGGTTCCTCCAGCGACTGACCGCGGCGTTCCTCGTCATCGTGCTCGCCTTCCACTTCATGCTGCTGCACTTCGTCAACCACGCCTACGAGATCACTTTCCTGGGCTCGCAGGCGCGGATGAGCCAGGTAGGCTACTTCGTCACGATGGTGCTCTTCCTCGTGACGGCGACGTTCCACGGCGTCAACGGCGTGTTCAACGCGCTGGTGAACCAGGGTCTGAAGGGCACCCAGAAGAAGGTCGTTCTTGGCGTGCTGGCAATCGCCGGCGTTGGACTCGTCGTGCAGGGGATCCGACTCGCACTCGCGATGACGGGACTGGTGTAA